One genomic segment of Rhizobium gallicum bv. gallicum R602sp includes these proteins:
- a CDS encoding MarR family winged helix-turn-helix transcriptional regulator, giving the protein MGKEPRSETTTQAWISIMRAQQRLLRAIESDLKKAGLPPLGWYDVLWELARAEEGKLRPFEIEERTLLAQYNLSRLLDRLEREQLVSRETFAEDGRGRWVVITAAGRALRERMWTVYSKAIEVHVGSKLDEPAATALVNLLARFSA; this is encoded by the coding sequence ATGGGCAAGGAACCTCGATCCGAGACAACTACGCAGGCGTGGATTTCCATCATGCGTGCTCAGCAGCGCCTGCTGCGGGCCATCGAGAGCGACCTCAAGAAGGCGGGCCTGCCGCCGCTTGGCTGGTATGATGTGCTCTGGGAGTTGGCGCGCGCGGAAGAAGGCAAACTGCGCCCCTTCGAAATCGAAGAGAGGACGCTGCTCGCGCAATACAACCTCTCTCGGCTGCTCGACCGGCTCGAACGCGAGCAGCTCGTAAGCCGCGAGACGTTCGCCGAAGACGGGCGCGGCCGATGGGTTGTCATTACGGCGGCCGGCCGGGCGCTTCGCGAACGCATGTGGACCGTTTATTCCAAGGCGATCGAGGTCCACGTCGGCTCGAAGCTTGACGAACCAGCCGCCACGGCGCTCGTGAATCTGCTGGCGCGATTTTCCGCCTAA